The stretch of DNA ACTCTTCGCTAAAAGAGTGGGCCCTGTGGGGATCGAACCCACGACCCACGGATTAAAAGTCCGATGCTCTACCAACTGAGCTAAAGGCCCCAACTGAATGCCCCGGAATTGCGGATGAATCCACCATTCCAAAGCCGATCAGCCCAGTCCATTTCTGAACGTTAATACTGTACCCCAGACCGGAGCCGGCTTTCGCACGCAGGCGTGGGCGCCGCCGTCGTATTCCGACGCCGCTTCAATAGTCCATCCCTTCGGGTCTCCGGATGGCTGCGCCGGCATCCTCGATTACCGGACGGCACTGGAGTAGCGTGGTGGAATGACCGAGCAAGCAGGATCCAGCACCTCCGGACCGCACCGGCCCCACAAGCCGAAGCCCTTCGCGCCCATGGACTTTGAACCGTTCGCCGGCGGGGCCGATCCTGCCCGGGTCTCGGAGGCCGCCCATTTGGCGGCGCAGGCGCTTGTGCGCCGCGGCCGGGACAGCGACGATCCCACGGTCACCAAGCGGCTGGTGAAGCTGGCCGACGAGCAAGGCCTCGAAGCCATCGCCGAGATGTGGGCCGAGAGCCCGGCGCGGTCCCTCCCGGGTGCCCTGTGGCGGCTGTACGCCCTGCGGGCCGCCACCATCCAGGATCCCGAACGGATCTCCGTCTACTTCAGGGCCGGCAAGGACACCGCACAGGTCTCCCATGTGGTCGCCGGCGCCGCAGAGCCGCCCGGGGCGGACGAGATGAAGTCAATGGCGGACGCCATCCTGTCCGGAGCTTTCGACGGCGACTTCGACGTCGCGTTGGAACGCTCCGCCGCGTTCTGCCGGGTGGTGGCACTCGGCCAGGCCACCCTCGCCGACGGCGCGGAACACAGCAATGAGAATCATGCGAGCAAGCTGACCCGCAATTCGCACCTGCTGGTCAAGACCGCCGAGGACCTGGAACACGCCGCCAACGCGTGGCGGCTGGGCGAACTGGACTGAGCCGCGCACGCCGGCGCCGGGCTGTCAATGTTGACTTGGTGCGGGCGACGTAGAAAACTAAAGGCGGTGCCGAACCGCGAAACCCCCGGGCTTCAACAAATAGCCGCCTAGAGCGGCCTACCGCCGAGAGGCGTATCCGGTTCGGCACCATTTTTATGCCCGCCCCACGCGCCCGGAGCCCGGAGTCCCCACATGCCCGGCGGCGCCCCGCCGGATGTCCCGGTCCCCACACCATGGACGGTAAAGTAATGCTTATGAGCGGGTCATCGTCACGTCATAGAGCCGGCCGACCATACCCGAGCACGTCCCTCCCGAAGCCCGGCAACCCCGCGTGAAGCTGCGCTTTTTCCCCCAGGAACCGGCCGGGTTGAACCTGCTGTCCACGATGGCCCGCCAGATCATGCTCGCGACAGGCACACTCTCGGAGATCATCGGTGTCCCGGCCAGCGAGCACGCCCGCCTGGTGGAGGACATGCACAACCACGAGGCGAAATCTGCCGAGCTGCACTTTGCCCTCCTGACGCACATGCGGACCAGCTTCGTGAACGTGCTCCCACGCGAGGACCTGTATGCCCTCTCCCGCTACCTCAACGAGGCGATGGAGAAGCTCGACGCCGCCGCCGAGCTGATATCCCTCTACCGGCTGGAACGGCTGCCCAAGCGGGCCGCGGACCAGCTGGAAATCATCAGCAGGCAGGCCGAGCTCACCGTTGAGGCCATGCGGCAACTGAACAACCTGGACGAGCTGGAGGACTACTGGATCGAGATCCTGCGCCTGTCCAAGCGTGCGGAGCGCACCCACCGGGTCTGGATGGCGGACATGCTCAATGACATGAAGTGGGCCCCGTATGTCCGCAACCGCGACATCGCCAACCAGCTGGTGGAAGTCACGAGGGACATGAAGCGGATCGCAACCCAGGTGGGCAGCATCATCGTCAAGGAATCCTGACGTGGCGCTCACCTTCTTCGCCCTGGTGGTGGTCTTCGCCGGGGCGTTTGCGTTTCTCAACGGCTTCCGGGACGCCTCCGCCTCCGTGGCCCTGGCAGTGCGGACACGTGCCCTGACCCCCACCGTGGCGGTGCTGCTGGCCGGCTTGTTCAACTTTGTCGGTGCCGCGGTGAGCGCCACGCTGGCGCTGGAGATCAGCCGGAGCTGGATAACGCTTCCGCGTGGGGAGAACGGCCTGGTCATTCTCCTGGCCGGGCTCCTCAGCGCGGTGATCTGGGGAATCTACAGCTGGTGGCGGGGCATCCCGTCCTCATCCACACATGCCCTGGTCGGCGGGGTGGCCGGAGCCGGGATCGCGAGCATCGCAGTGGGCGGCCACCCCGTCACCGGAGTGGACGACTCCTTGATCTTCCAGGTGGTACTGCCGCTGGTGCTGTCGCCGGCGATCGCTTTCCTGGGCGCCTATCTCCTGGTCTGGCCCGCCGTCTGGGTGGCGCGCTATACGCCGCCGAACGTCGTGAACCGGCGGTCCCGGCGCGCGCAGGCGGTCGCCGCCGGCGCCGTGGCCCTCGGCCACGGGCTGCAGGACGGCCAGCGCACAAGCGCCGTCGTGATTCTGGCGCTGCTGGCTTCCGGACTGTCCGACGGCGCCTCCCTGCCCCTGTGGGTGGTGCTGCTCACCGCCGGGATGCTGACGGCCGGGACGCTGGCCGGCGGCTGGCGGGTTTCCTACACCATCGGCTACCGGCTGACCCGGATCGATCCCTTGCGCGGGTCCGTGGCCCAGCTGTACAGCTCGCTGATCCTGCTGGTGGGGGCGATCGGGCTGCACTGGCCCATTTCCACCACCCACACCGTGACCTCGTCGGTCCTCGGTGCCGGCACCAACCAGGGATTCCCCGCGACCAACCGCTGGCTGGTGATCCGCATCCTGGCCTTCTGGGTGCTGACCCCGGCGGTCACCGCCGCCGTCGCGTTCATCCTGGGACTCTCGCTCTCGCCCCTGGCGCGGCTGTAAGATTTCAGCTCGGCCTACCCCGAGTGGTTATCCGAAGCGGCCGGAAACGTAGTCCTCGGTGGCCTTCTGGGTCGGGTTACTGAAGATGGTGTGGGTTTCGCCGTATTCGATCAGTTTGCCCGGCTTGCCCGTGCCGGCGATGTTGAAGAAGGCCGTCTTGTCCGAAACACGGGCCGCCTGCTGCATGTTGTGGGTCACGATCACCACGGTGTACTGGTCCTTGAGCTCGTTGATGAGGTCCTCAATGGCCAGCGTGGAGATCGGGTCCAGGGCGGAGCAGGGCTCGTCCATCAGGATCACCTGGGGCTCCACGGCGATGGCGCGGGCGATGCACAGGCGCTGCTGCTGCCCGCCGGAGAGGCCGGAGCCGGGTTTGCCGAGGCGGTCCTTGACTTCGTTCCACAGGTTCGCGCCGCGCAGCGAGCGCTCCACGAGGGCATCGGCCTCGCCCTTGGAGATCTTCTGGTTGTTCAGCTTCACGCCTGCCAGCACGTTGTCACGGATGGACATCGTGGGGAACGGGTTGGGGCGCTGGAATACCATGCCGATCTGCGAGCGTACCGTGACCGGGTCCACGCCCGGGCCGTAAAGGTTGTCCCCGTCCAGCAGGACCTCTCCTTCGACGCGGGCGCCGGGAATGACCTCGTGCATGCGGTTCAGGGTGCGCAGGAAGGTGGACTTGCCGCAGCCTGAGGGGCCGATGAATGCGGTGACCGACTTGGCGTCGATGTTGATGTTGACGTCTTCGACGGCCAGGAATTTGCTGTAGTAGACGTTCAAGTCCTTGACGTCGATGCGCTTAGACATGATTTTCCTTCACTTGCTGGAGGTACGGATTGAAGTTTAGTCGCGCCGCCGGGGCTAGCGCCCGGACTTGGGGGCGAAGATCCTGGCGATCAGGCGCGCCCCCAGGTTCAGCAGCATCACCAGGATGATGAGCACCAGGGCCGCTCCCCAGGCCCGCTGCGATGACGGGTCCGGGTTCGACGGCGAGGTGGGGTTGAGGATCTGGGTGTAGATGAACGTGGGGAGCGAAGCCATCCAGCCCCCGAACACGTTGGTGTTGATCGTGGTGGCAAAGCCGGCCGTGACCAGGATCGGGGCGGTCTCCCCGATCACGCGGGCGATCGCGAGGGTGACGCCGGAGGCAATGCCGGAAATCGCCGTCGGGATGACCACCTTGAGGATGGTGCGCCATTTCCGGACGCCGAGGGCGTAGGCCGCCTCACGGAGTTCGTTGGGGACGATTTTGAGCATTTCCTCGCTGGAGCGGACCACCACCGGGATCATCAGCACGGACAGCGCGACGGCGGCGACGGCGCCGGTCTTGGTGCCCGGCCCCACTACGGCGAAGAAGAAGGCGGCGGCGAACAGGCCGGCCACGATCGACGGGATGCCGGTCATGACGTCCACGAAGAAGGTGATGGCGCGGGCCAGCCGCCGGTCGTTGCCGTACTCAACGAGGTAGATCGCGGTCAGCAGGCCCACCGGCACGGAGATGACGGTCGCGAGCAGCGTGATCTGGACGGTGCCCATAAGCGCGTGGTAAATGCCGCCGACCACCGGGGCGCCTTCCTCGACGCTCTTGTTGTCGAAGGAACCCGTCACGCCGTTCATGGAGGTGCCGAGGAATCCGGGGGCGGCGATGCCCGGGAGTCCGTTGACCAGTACGGTCCAGATCACGGAGATCAGCGGCAGCAGCGCAATAAGGAAGGATCCCATGACAAGGCAGGTGGCCAGTTTGTCCTTGGCCCTGCGGGAGCCCTCGACGGCGGCGCTCCAGCCGGTCAGGCCGGCGGCGAAGAGGATAGCCGAGACGATCCCCCAGCCGAAGGCATTGAAGCCGATCACGGCGAGGATGGCGGCGCCGATGATGAGGGCGAGGGCCAGGACCACGTACGGGGCAAACTTGGGCAGCTGGCCCTTGGTCAGGGCGGAGCGCTTGCGGACTGGGGAAAGCGTGGAGGTCATTTAGTTGGCTCCCGAGAATTCTTTGTGCCGGGTGATGATCCAGCGGGCGATCATGTTTACGCCCAGGGTAATCAGGAACAGGACCAGGCCGGCCGCGATCAGTGTGCTCACCTTCAGGCCGCTGGCCTCAGGGAAGTTCAGTGCGATTTCGGCGGCGATGGTCTGGTTTCCGGACGTGATCAGGCTGGCGGTGAGGGCGCCGGAGGACAGCACCAGCGCGACGGCCATGGTCTCGCCGAGCGCACGGCCCAGGCCCAGCATGACGGCGCTGATGATTCCCGGGCGGCCGAACGGCAGGACGGCCATCTTGATCATCTCCCAGCGCGTGGCTCCGAGTGCCAGCGCGGCTTCCTCGTGCAGCTTGGGGGTCTGCAGGAAGATTTCGCGGGTCAGGGAGGTGATGATGGGCAGCACCATAACGGCGAGCACGATGCCGGCCGTGAGGATGGTTTTGCCGGTGGCCGAGGCGGGGCCCTGGAAGATGGGCAGCCACCCCATGTTGGCCGCCAGCCAGTTGTAGGCCGGTGAGATCTCCTTGGCAAGGAATGCCGCGCCCCAGGCACCGTAGACAACGGAAGGGATGGCGGCCAGCAGGTCGATCACGTAGCCAAGGCCGTTTGCCAGCTGGCGGGGCGCATAGTGGGAGATGAAGAGGGCCACGCCCATTGCGACGGGCGTGGCGATCACGAGGGCGATGACTGCCGCGATGAGCGTGCCGATGACGATCGGCCAGATGTAGGCAAAGAAGCCTGCCCCGCCCTGGATCTTGTCAGGCGACGCCACCAGCGCGGGGATCGACTGGATCACCAGGAACAGTGCAACACCGAAGAGCACGGCAAGGATCAGGCACCCAGCGGCCAAGGTGGCTCCGGAAAAGACTTTGTCCCCGGCGCGTCCTGCGCCCTGGGATCTTGTCAGGGAGTTGGTGGTCACAAGCGATCCTTAGGGTTCGATCAGAATCGACTGCCTGTCCAGGATCTCTCTGGCGTCGGCAGCGGTGGAAAGTTTTTGAAGCTGGGGAGAAACACTTAAGTTCCCTGCCCCGGCGGGCGGTCTGTGACCGCCCGGACCGGGACAGGGAACCTGAGTCAGGCTGGTGTTTCCACTATGCCTTGGAGTGCGTCGTATCCCTAGGCCTTGGCCTTGATGGCGGTGATGGATTTGAGTGCCTTGTCCTGCAGGGTCTTGGACAGCGGTGCAGACTTGGCGGCGTCAGCGGCAGCCTTCTGGCCGGAGTCGGAGACTACGTAGCTTTCGAAGGCCTTGACCAGGTCAGCAGTTGCCTGCGTGGCGTAGGTGGCGCAAACGACGTGGAAGGAGACGAGCACGATCGGGTAGGCGCCCTCGATGGTGGTCGTACGGTCCAGCTTGATGGAGAGGTCGTTGGCGTTGCGGCCGTCAACAGCCTTGCCGGCGTCGACTGCCTTGGCGGCGGCGTCTGCGGAGATCTTGGTGAAGGACGAGCCGACCTTGATCTGGGCGGTGCCGAGCTTGCCGCTGACGGCGGAGTCATCGGCGTAGGTGACGGCACCGGGGGTGTCGGTGACGGTCTTGACGACGCCGGAGGTGCCCTTGGCGTTCTCCCCCTTGAGGGATGCGGGCCAGATGCCGGCAGCCTTGTCGGTCCAGACGGTGGGGGCAGCGGCGGCCAGGTAGTCCGTGAAGTTCTGGGTGGTTCCGGAGTCATCCGAGCGGTTGACCGGGGTCACCTTGAGGTCCGGAAGCTTGACGTCCGGGTTCAGGGCTGCAATGGCCGGGTCGTTCCAGTTGGCGATGGAGCCACGGAAGATCTTGGCAACGGTGTCGGCGTCGAGCTTCAGTTCCTTGACGTCCGGGAGGTTGAAGGCCACGGCGATCGGGGAAATGTAGACCGGGATGTTGATGGCGCCGTCAGGGCCGCACTTGTCCTTGGAGCTGGCGAACTCGTCATCCTTGAGGTAAGCATCGGAGCCGGCGAACTGGGCGGAACCGTCGAGGATCGCCTTGCGTCCGGCGCCGGAGCCGTCCGGGGAGTACTGCACGGTGGCACCCTGGTTTGCCGAGGCAAAGTTGGTCTTCCACACGTCCATGGCTGCACCCTGCGCGGAGGAGCCGATGCCCGTCAGCGTGCCGGTGACCTTCACGGCGGCCGCGGACGGCGTTGCGGACTGGGTGGCGTTCGTGGCGTTGTCTGAACCACAAGCGGTGAGCGCGAGTGCGCCGGCTGCGATAACAGCGACAGCCGCGTGGCGGCCGATGCGAAGTGCCTTCACTAGATGTACCCCTTCCAGGGATTTTCTGATGCGTGCCGGACCGGAGGCGTCCGGACAAAAGACTGTGAGTACTTTTTGTACCTTTATCGAAGGTAGGTGCCCCAGATGAAGAGAATTGGGGTCCAAAGTTAACGGAAGGTGAACGGCGCCGGGACAGTGGCTTACAACTGCCGGGTTCCCATTGCGTTATGTGGGTCACAGTCGTAGTGGCGGGGGCGCGTGCCGTGCGGGTGCCCGGCGGGTGTTGCCAGCAAATAGACTGGTGGGCATGGCCTCCGGTACTGGACTCTCCGCAAGCGCACGATTCCTGCGGGGCCGGGTCCGCACCGGTATTGTCAGGAGCCGCAACTCCCTGCTGCCGGCCGTCCAGATGACCGTCTGCGCCGTGGGGGCCTATGCCTTCGCGGAATACGTCCTGGGCCATACGGGTCCGCTCTTTGCCGCCACTTCCTCCCTTATTGCGCTCGGTTTCTCCCGCGAGCCCCGGCTGCGCAGGGTGGTGGAGGTGGGCCTGGGCTGCACCCTGGGCATCGTGGTGGGTGATTTGCTGCTGCACTGGCTGGGGGCCGGAATCTGGCAGGCCGCCGTCGTCCTCTTCTTCTCCATCCTGCTGGCGCGCTTCCTGGACCGCGGCGTGATCTTCACTACCCAGCTGGGGCTGCAGTCCCTCCTGGTGGTGCTGCTACCCGCGCCGGCCGGTGGCCCGTTCACCCGCAGCATCGACGCGCTCGTCGGCGGGACCTTCGCCCTGCTGGTGACCTTCCTCGTCCCGAAAGACCCGCGCCGGGAACCGCGCAACGACGTGAAGAAACTCCTGCACGAGCTGGCCGAGGTACTGCGGGAATGTTCCTCCGCCCTGCGGTACAGCGATTCCACCCAGGCCTGGCACGCCCTGATCCGCGGACGCAACGTCCAGCCGCTCGTCGATTCCATGCGCCAGACCCTGCGCACCTCCGGCGAGGTGGCCACCCTGGCCCCGGCCTACCGGCGGCACCGGGACGAGCTGGACCGGCTGGAGCAATCGGTGGACTTCATCGATCTTGCCCTGCGCAACAGCCGTGTCTTTGCCCGCCGGCTGACCAGCGCCATCAACCATGCCGCCCTCACGGACGAGGCAACGGAGAACATCGCCGAGGTGCTGGACGAAACAGCCGCCGCCATCGACGAACTCTCCCTGGGCCTGGCGGAGCTGCACGACGGCGTCCGGCGGGCGCACCTGCGGACGGCCCGGACGGACCTGCGGGAGATCGCCGGCCGGCTGCATCCCCGGCT from Arthrobacter sp. PAMC25564 encodes:
- a CDS encoding nuclease PIN, whose translation is MKLRFFPQEPAGLNLLSTMARQIMLATGTLSEIIGVPASEHARLVEDMHNHEAKSAELHFALLTHMRTSFVNVLPREDLYALSRYLNEAMEKLDAAAELISLYRLERLPKRAADQLEIISRQAELTVEAMRQLNNLDELEDYWIEILRLSKRAERTHRVWMADMLNDMKWAPYVRNRDIANQLVEVTRDMKRIATQVGSIIVKES
- a CDS encoding inorganic phosphate transporter; translated protein: MALTFFALVVVFAGAFAFLNGFRDASASVALAVRTRALTPTVAVLLAGLFNFVGAAVSATLALEISRSWITLPRGENGLVILLAGLLSAVIWGIYSWWRGIPSSSTHALVGGVAGAGIASIAVGGHPVTGVDDSLIFQVVLPLVLSPAIAFLGAYLLVWPAVWVARYTPPNVVNRRSRRAQAVAAGAVALGHGLQDGQRTSAVVILALLASGLSDGASLPLWVVLLTAGMLTAGTLAGGWRVSYTIGYRLTRIDPLRGSVAQLYSSLILLVGAIGLHWPISTTHTVTSSVLGAGTNQGFPATNRWLVIRILAFWVLTPAVTAAVAFILGLSLSPLARL
- the pstB gene encoding phosphate ABC transporter ATP-binding protein PstB, producing MSKRIDVKDLNVYYSKFLAVEDVNINIDAKSVTAFIGPSGCGKSTFLRTLNRMHEVIPGARVEGEVLLDGDNLYGPGVDPVTVRSQIGMVFQRPNPFPTMSIRDNVLAGVKLNNQKISKGEADALVERSLRGANLWNEVKDRLGKPGSGLSGGQQQRLCIARAIAVEPQVILMDEPCSALDPISTLAIEDLINELKDQYTVVIVTHNMQQAARVSDKTAFFNIAGTGKPGKLIEYGETHTIFSNPTQKATEDYVSGRFG
- the pstA gene encoding phosphate ABC transporter permease PstA, yielding MTSTLSPVRKRSALTKGQLPKFAPYVVLALALIIGAAILAVIGFNAFGWGIVSAILFAAGLTGWSAAVEGSRRAKDKLATCLVMGSFLIALLPLISVIWTVLVNGLPGIAAPGFLGTSMNGVTGSFDNKSVEEGAPVVGGIYHALMGTVQITLLATVISVPVGLLTAIYLVEYGNDRRLARAITFFVDVMTGIPSIVAGLFAAAFFFAVVGPGTKTGAVAAVALSVLMIPVVVRSSEEMLKIVPNELREAAYALGVRKWRTILKVVIPTAISGIASGVTLAIARVIGETAPILVTAGFATTINTNVFGGWMASLPTFIYTQILNPTSPSNPDPSSQRAWGAALVLIILVMLLNLGARLIARIFAPKSGR
- the pstC gene encoding phosphate ABC transporter permease subunit PstC, with translation MTTNSLTRSQGAGRAGDKVFSGATLAAGCLILAVLFGVALFLVIQSIPALVASPDKIQGGAGFFAYIWPIVIGTLIAAVIALVIATPVAMGVALFISHYAPRQLANGLGYVIDLLAAIPSVVYGAWGAAFLAKEISPAYNWLAANMGWLPIFQGPASATGKTILTAGIVLAVMVLPIITSLTREIFLQTPKLHEEAALALGATRWEMIKMAVLPFGRPGIISAVMLGLGRALGETMAVALVLSSGALTASLITSGNQTIAAEIALNFPEASGLKVSTLIAAGLVLFLITLGVNMIARWIITRHKEFSGAN
- the pstS gene encoding phosphate ABC transporter substrate-binding protein PstS produces the protein MKALRIGRHAAVAVIAAGALALTACGSDNATNATQSATPSAAAVKVTGTLTGIGSSAQGAAMDVWKTNFASANQGATVQYSPDGSGAGRKAILDGSAQFAGSDAYLKDDEFASSKDKCGPDGAINIPVYISPIAVAFNLPDVKELKLDADTVAKIFRGSIANWNDPAIAALNPDVKLPDLKVTPVNRSDDSGTTQNFTDYLAAAAPTVWTDKAAGIWPASLKGENAKGTSGVVKTVTDTPGAVTYADDSAVSGKLGTAQIKVGSSFTKISADAAAKAVDAGKAVDGRNANDLSIKLDRTTTIEGAYPIVLVSFHVVCATYATQATADLVKAFESYVVSDSGQKAAADAAKSAPLSKTLQDKALKSITAIKAKA
- a CDS encoding FUSC family protein, which translates into the protein MASGTGLSASARFLRGRVRTGIVRSRNSLLPAVQMTVCAVGAYAFAEYVLGHTGPLFAATSSLIALGFSREPRLRRVVEVGLGCTLGIVVGDLLLHWLGAGIWQAAVVLFFSILLARFLDRGVIFTTQLGLQSLLVVLLPAPAGGPFTRSIDALVGGTFALLVTFLVPKDPRREPRNDVKKLLHELAEVLRECSSALRYSDSTQAWHALIRGRNVQPLVDSMRQTLRTSGEVATLAPAYRRHRDELDRLEQSVDFIDLALRNSRVFARRLTSAINHAALTDEATENIAEVLDETAAAIDELSLGLAELHDGVRRAHLRTARTDLREIAGRLHPRLLDVQLLEGETVVMLFRPLMVDLLEAAGVDSKEARDILPPL